The region GAACGCGGTTTCAAGATCGAAAATGATGAAGAGAATGGCGACGAGGTAGTAGCGCACATCGAACTTCATGCGCGCATCTTCGAATGCTTCGAAGCCGCACTCGTATGGTGCGTTTTTCTCGGTATCGGGCTTGTTGGGACCGAGGATCTTGCCAATACTGACCAGTGCTACGCCTAAACCGGTGCCCACAACGAGGAACAACAAGACGGGGAAATAGGCTGCGAGGTTCAAGACTATCCTCAATCGGTTGGT is a window of Paraburkholderia sp. IMGN_8 DNA encoding:
- a CDS encoding NADH-quinone oxidoreductase subunit A; translation: MNLAAYFPVLLFLVVGTGLGVALVSIGKILGPNKPDTEKNAPYECGFEAFEDARMKFDVRYYLVAILFIIFDLETAFLFPWGVALRDIGWPGFMAMMIFLLEFLLGFAYIWMKGGLDWE